The following proteins are co-located in the Bosea sp. AS-1 genome:
- a CDS encoding metallopeptidase family protein, whose protein sequence is MTKAAQIDWDGAKAPSLAAFEELAQAAFDRLPDEFRALCADVIFNVAEFPEDDVLKELEAESPFDLLGLFTGVGLPQQGYAPQTGQMPNTIHLYRRPILDYWAEHDESLGTIVTHVMVHEIGHHFGFSDEDMEAIEQAAG, encoded by the coding sequence GTGACGAAGGCAGCGCAGATCGACTGGGACGGGGCGAAGGCCCCGTCGCTGGCGGCGTTCGAAGAACTGGCTCAGGCCGCCTTCGACCGCCTGCCGGATGAGTTCCGCGCGCTCTGCGCCGACGTGATCTTCAACGTCGCCGAGTTCCCGGAGGACGACGTCCTGAAGGAGCTGGAGGCAGAGAGCCCCTTCGATCTGCTCGGCCTCTTCACCGGCGTCGGGCTGCCGCAGCAAGGCTATGCGCCGCAGACCGGCCAAATGCCCAACACCATCCACCTCTATCGCCGGCCAATCCTCGACTATTGGGCCGAACATGACGAAAGCCTCGGCACCATCGTGACCCACGTCATGGTCCATGAGATCGGCCACCATTTCGGCTTCTCCGACGAGGACATGGAAGCCATCGAACAGGCGGCCGGCTGA
- the leuD gene encoding 3-isopropylmalate dehydratase small subunit — protein sequence MQPFTTLTSTPAPLKVVNVDTDMIIPKQYLKTIKRTGLGTALFSEMRYKEDGSENPDFVLNQPAYRKAQILVAGDNFGCGSSREHAPWALLDFGIRCVISTSFADIFYNNCFKNGILPIKVTPEQLDALFDDAERGSNATLTIDLENQTIKGPDGGEIKFELDPFRKHCLLNGLDDIGLTMEKGTKIDAYEAKLKQREWA from the coding sequence ATGCAGCCCTTCACCACCCTGACCTCGACACCCGCCCCCCTGAAGGTGGTCAATGTCGACACCGACATGATCATCCCGAAGCAATACCTGAAGACGATCAAGCGCACGGGCCTTGGCACCGCGCTGTTCTCGGAGATGCGCTACAAGGAGGACGGTTCGGAAAATCCGGATTTCGTGCTGAACCAGCCAGCCTATCGCAAGGCGCAGATCCTGGTCGCCGGCGACAATTTCGGCTGCGGCTCCTCACGCGAGCACGCCCCCTGGGCGCTGCTCGACTTCGGCATCCGCTGCGTGATCTCCACGAGCTTCGCCGACATCTTCTACAACAACTGCTTCAAGAACGGCATTCTGCCGATCAAGGTCACGCCCGAGCAGCTCGACGCGCTGTTCGACGATGCCGAGCGCGGCTCCAACGCGACACTGACGATCGACCTCGAGAACCAGACGATCAAGGGCCCGGACGGCGGCGAGATCAAGTTCGAGCTCGATCCCTTCCGCAAGCATTGCCTGCTCAACGGCCTCGACGACATCGGCCTGACCATGGAGAAGGGCACGAAGATCGACGCCTATGAGGCTAAGCTGAAACAGCGCGAATGGGCCTGA
- a CDS encoding ATP-dependent RecD-like DNA helicase has translation MSWSLQQDAALSAVARWLQAGTPQVFRLFGYAGTGKTTLARHIAEAVDGEVVFAAYTGKAALVLRNKGCTDAQTIHSLIYRSRGVDEESPIFALNRDSQAAKAKLIVIDECSMVDEELGRDLLSFGTPVLVLGDPAQLPPVKGGGFFTEQEPDVMLTEVHRQAADNPIVRMSMIVREGGRLELGDYGPSRVIRRDAINPEIVMSADQVLVGMNKTRRNYNARIRQLMGRTETNPVAGEKLVCLRNDKSKGLLNGGSWIVQEIKTSKKGLVTMRVTPEDDTGAKAVKVSVLPNFFDGTEEEIPWELRKHTDEFTFGYALTVHKAQGSQWDDVVLFDESFAFREHRARWLYTGLTRAAETITVVM, from the coding sequence ATGAGCTGGTCGCTCCAGCAGGATGCCGCCTTGTCGGCCGTGGCGCGCTGGCTGCAAGCCGGCACGCCGCAAGTTTTCCGCCTGTTCGGCTATGCCGGCACGGGCAAGACCACGCTCGCGCGCCACATCGCCGAAGCGGTGGACGGCGAAGTCGTCTTCGCGGCCTACACGGGGAAGGCCGCGCTCGTCCTGCGCAACAAGGGCTGTACGGACGCTCAGACCATTCATTCGCTGATCTACCGTTCGCGCGGCGTCGACGAAGAGAGCCCGATCTTCGCGCTGAACCGCGATAGCCAGGCGGCGAAGGCCAAGCTGATCGTCATCGACGAGTGCTCGATGGTCGACGAGGAGCTGGGCCGGGATCTCCTGTCCTTCGGGACGCCGGTGCTGGTCCTCGGTGACCCGGCCCAGCTCCCGCCAGTGAAGGGCGGCGGTTTCTTCACCGAGCAGGAGCCCGACGTGATGCTGACGGAGGTCCATCGTCAGGCGGCGGACAATCCGATCGTGCGGATGTCGATGATCGTGCGCGAAGGTGGACGGCTCGAGCTCGGCGACTACGGCCCGAGCCGGGTGATCCGCCGCGATGCGATCAATCCGGAGATCGTGATGAGCGCGGACCAGGTGCTGGTCGGGATGAACAAGACGCGGCGCAACTACAATGCTCGAATCCGCCAGCTCATGGGCCGCACCGAGACGAATCCGGTTGCGGGCGAGAAGCTGGTCTGCCTACGCAACGACAAGAGCAAGGGGTTGCTCAATGGCGGCTCCTGGATCGTGCAGGAGATCAAGACCTCGAAGAAGGGGCTCGTCACCATGCGGGTGACGCCGGAGGACGACACCGGTGCCAAGGCGGTAAAAGTCTCCGTGCTGCCGAACTTCTTCGACGGCACCGAGGAAGAGATCCCCTGGGAGCTGCGCAAGCACACCGACGAATTCACCTTCGGCTATGCGCTGACCGTGCACAAGGCGCAGGGCTCGCAATGGGACGACGTGGTGCTCTTCGACGAGAGCTTCGCCTTCCGCGAGCATCGGGCGCGCTGGCTTTATACCGGTCTGACCCGCGCGGCCGAGACGATCACGGTGGTGATGTAG
- a CDS encoding MarR family transcriptional regulator, giving the protein MNLTDLQAAFTAELAAVNRKLRALVDERARGMGLTLARARLLMELAREDGLIQSDLAGLLEIEQPTLVRLLDGLERNGMIERRAVEGDRRARQVFLTPMARAQAEDILAFLAELRADILQGIAPQELELALSVLRRTSRNIAAGRSTAS; this is encoded by the coding sequence ATGAACCTGACAGACCTTCAAGCCGCCTTCACGGCCGAGCTCGCGGCAGTCAACCGCAAGCTGCGTGCGCTCGTCGACGAGCGGGCGCGGGGCATGGGGCTGACCCTCGCCCGGGCCCGCTTGCTGATGGAACTGGCGCGCGAAGACGGGCTTATCCAATCCGATCTCGCAGGCCTGCTCGAAATCGAGCAGCCGACGCTGGTGCGCCTGCTCGACGGGCTCGAGCGCAACGGCATGATCGAGCGCCGCGCCGTCGAGGGCGACCGGCGTGCGCGCCAGGTCTTCCTCACCCCGATGGCGCGCGCCCAAGCCGAGGACATCCTGGCATTTCTCGCCGAGCTGCGCGCTGATATCCTGCAGGGTATCGCGCCGCAGGAACTGGAATTGGCGCTCAGTGTCCTGCGCAGGACTTCGCGCAACATCGCCGCCGGGCGGAGCACCGCCTCATGA
- a CDS encoding DUF1800 family protein produces MAESGSLTAGAVALQRFGLGPKPGQGEAIRRDARERLLAEVAAGSPAQPPGVPFPGVSEIGRALFAFEDQQKIEREAKQAAQGMQVASAAPMNAPAMNAGQSMAGANDMAQPAKPLPNEPALPFRTYRDEVKARVDLALAAETGLGERLTMFWSNHFCIGATKSNIGRIMAGAYEREAIRPHVFGRFEDMLIAAESHPAMLDFLDNRQSIGPNSPAGRRQRRGLNENLAREIMELHTLGVSGGYDQADVTNLARILTGWTMAGRDGRLGFPGSFIFNPGLHEPGATPLLGRAYEQPDLAQGVAALTDLAHHPATARFIATKLVRHFVADDPPPKLVELLASTFRQSGGDLPSVYRALIGSDEAWKAPASKIRSPQEFLLAAYRATGLKPNAGQILGPLGAMGQPFWQPSGPNGYADTNASWASAEGIKTRIDVAAGWGRQAANAVPDPRGLAQDVLGPLLSPETQQAVARAESRPQAVALLLMSPEFQRR; encoded by the coding sequence GTGGCGGAAAGCGGAAGCCTGACTGCAGGGGCTGTCGCCCTCCAGCGTTTCGGGCTCGGCCCGAAGCCGGGGCAAGGCGAGGCGATCCGTCGGGATGCGCGGGAGCGGCTCCTAGCCGAGGTCGCGGCCGGTAGCCCGGCGCAGCCGCCGGGTGTTCCCTTTCCGGGCGTTTCCGAGATCGGGCGCGCGCTGTTCGCCTTCGAGGATCAGCAGAAAATCGAGCGCGAGGCGAAGCAGGCGGCGCAAGGCATGCAGGTCGCGAGCGCTGCGCCGATGAATGCCCCGGCGATGAATGCGGGGCAGAGCATGGCGGGCGCGAACGATATGGCGCAGCCGGCCAAGCCGCTGCCGAACGAACCGGCCTTGCCTTTCCGCACCTATCGCGACGAGGTGAAGGCGCGCGTCGATCTCGCTCTCGCGGCGGAGACCGGATTGGGCGAGCGGCTGACGATGTTCTGGTCGAACCATTTCTGCATCGGCGCGACCAAGAGCAATATCGGACGCATCATGGCCGGAGCTTATGAGCGCGAGGCGATCCGGCCGCATGTCTTCGGGCGTTTCGAAGACATGCTGATCGCGGCGGAAAGCCATCCGGCGATGCTCGACTTCCTCGATAACCGCCAGTCGATCGGCCCGAACTCCCCCGCGGGACGCCGGCAACGCCGCGGGCTCAACGAGAATCTTGCCCGCGAGATCATGGAACTGCATACGCTTGGCGTTTCCGGCGGCTACGATCAGGCCGATGTCACCAATCTCGCCCGCATCCTCACCGGCTGGACGATGGCGGGGCGCGATGGGCGGCTGGGCTTCCCCGGCTCCTTCATCTTCAATCCCGGACTCCACGAACCGGGCGCGACGCCCTTGCTCGGCCGGGCCTATGAGCAACCGGATCTGGCGCAGGGCGTGGCGGCGCTGACCGATCTCGCGCATCACCCGGCGACCGCTCGGTTCATCGCAACCAAACTCGTGCGTCATTTCGTGGCCGACGATCCGCCGCCCAAATTGGTCGAGCTCTTGGCCTCCACCTTCCGGCAAAGCGGCGGCGATCTGCCATCGGTCTATCGGGCGCTGATCGGTAGCGACGAAGCCTGGAAGGCGCCGGCGAGCAAGATCCGCTCGCCGCAGGAGTTCCTGCTCGCAGCCTATCGCGCGACCGGACTGAAGCCGAATGCCGGCCAGATCCTCGGCCCCCTCGGCGCGATGGGTCAGCCTTTCTGGCAGCCATCGGGGCCGAACGGCTATGCCGATACCAATGCCAGCTGGGCCTCGGCCGAGGGCATCAAGACGCGCATCGATGTCGCGGCTGGCTGGGGCCGGCAAGCCGCCAATGCGGTGCCGGATCCGCGGGGTCTGGCGCAGGATGTCCTCGGTCCGCTCCTCTCGCCCGAGACGCAGCAGGCGGTGGCGCGGGCCGAGAGCCGGCCGCAGGCGGTTGCGCTGCTGCTGATGTCGCCCGAATTCCAGCGGAGGTGA
- a CDS encoding HlyD family secretion protein, with protein sequence MTSAFRSVSTYIALTIGLVGLAVILYAWQLPPFRSSIETTENAYVRGQVTLIAPQLAGYVAEVPVQDFAAVKQGDLLLRIDDRIYAQKLEQARAGLAAQRAALANSDQARAAAEARLRAAVANVASAEAALRTAEANWGRIEPLRERGVVSQTSTDQSQQALDQARASLAASNAAAEVARQDIQTAIVNRQSLVAAVEGAEAAVHLAEIDLSNTRILAPQDGRLGEVSARLGQYVSAGTQLMALVPNQVWVIANFKETQLAAMRVGQPVSFTVDALRHARLTGHIERFSPAAGSEFSVIRPDNATGNFIKIAQRVPVRIAIDPNQPLADRLAPGMSVVVSVDTAATGSASGK encoded by the coding sequence ATGACCAGCGCCTTCCGCTCCGTTTCGACCTACATCGCCCTGACGATCGGCCTCGTCGGCCTCGCCGTCATTCTTTACGCCTGGCAGCTGCCACCCTTCCGCAGCAGCATCGAGACCACCGAGAACGCCTATGTCCGCGGACAGGTGACGCTGATCGCGCCGCAACTCGCCGGCTACGTGGCGGAAGTGCCGGTGCAGGATTTCGCCGCGGTGAAGCAGGGCGACCTGCTCCTGCGCATCGACGACAGGATCTATGCGCAGAAGCTGGAGCAGGCCCGGGCCGGCCTCGCCGCGCAGCGCGCAGCGCTCGCCAATTCGGATCAGGCCCGTGCCGCGGCGGAAGCCCGCCTGCGCGCGGCTGTCGCGAATGTCGCCAGCGCCGAGGCCGCCCTGCGCACGGCCGAGGCCAATTGGGGCCGCATCGAACCGTTGCGCGAGCGCGGCGTCGTCAGCCAGACCAGCACCGACCAGAGCCAGCAGGCGCTCGACCAGGCCCGTGCCTCCCTCGCCGCCAGCAATGCTGCCGCCGAGGTGGCGCGGCAGGATATCCAGACCGCCATCGTCAACCGCCAGTCGCTGGTGGCGGCGGTCGAGGGCGCCGAGGCCGCCGTCCATCTTGCGGAGATCGACCTCAGCAACACCCGCATCCTTGCTCCGCAGGACGGGCGCCTCGGTGAGGTCTCGGCCCGGCTCGGGCAGTATGTCTCGGCCGGCACGCAATTGATGGCGCTGGTGCCGAACCAGGTCTGGGTCATTGCCAACTTCAAGGAGACGCAGCTTGCCGCCATGCGCGTCGGCCAGCCGGTGAGCTTCACGGTCGATGCGTTGCGCCATGCCCGGCTCACCGGCCATATCGAACGCTTCTCGCCGGCGGCCGGCTCGGAGTTCAGCGTGATCAGGCCCGACAACGCCACCGGTAACTTCATCAAGATCGCCCAGCGCGTCCCGGTGCGCATCGCCATCGACCCTAACCAGCCTCTGGCCGATCGCCTGGCGCCGGGCATGTCGGTGGTCGTCAGCGTCGACACCGCGGCGACGGGCTCCGCGTCCGGCAAATGA
- the leuC gene encoding 3-isopropylmalate dehydratase large subunit: MTATKGPQTLYDKIFDDHVVDRQDDGTCLLYIDRHLVHEVTSPQAFEGLRMTGRKVRAPEKTLAVVDHNIQTTDRSKGIQEEESRIQVEALAKNARDFGVEYFNELDKRQGIVHIVGPEQGFTLPGTTIVCGDSHTSTHGAFGALAHGIGTSEVEHVLATQTLIQKKAMNMLVQVDGTPAPGVGAKDITLAIIGEIGTAGGTGSVIEYAGEAIRGLTMEGRMTVCNMSIEGGARAGMVAPDEKAFAYLKGRPKAPQGAAWDAAVRYWETLRSDEGAHFDRVVRLDAANLPPIVSWGTSPEDVISVTGAVPDPELIADEVKRASKKRALEYMGLTAGTKITDIPLDVIWIGSCTNGRIEDLRTVAKIVEGKKIHASLDYGMIVPGSGLVKEQAEAEGLDKIFIAAGFEWREPGCSMCLGMNPDQLKPGQRAASTSNRNFEGRQGYRGRTHLVSPAMAAAAALTGRFVDVRTLG; the protein is encoded by the coding sequence ATGACTGCGACCAAGGGTCCCCAGACGCTCTACGACAAAATCTTCGACGACCACGTCGTCGACCGGCAGGATGACGGCACCTGCCTGCTCTATATCGACCGCCACCTGGTTCATGAGGTGACGAGCCCGCAGGCCTTCGAAGGCCTGCGCATGACCGGCCGCAAGGTCCGTGCGCCCGAGAAGACGCTCGCCGTCGTCGACCACAACATCCAGACCACCGACCGCTCCAAGGGCATCCAGGAAGAGGAAAGCCGCATCCAGGTCGAGGCGCTCGCCAAGAACGCCAGGGACTTCGGCGTCGAGTATTTCAACGAGCTCGACAAGCGCCAGGGCATCGTCCACATCGTCGGCCCCGAGCAGGGCTTCACCCTGCCCGGCACCACGATCGTCTGCGGCGACTCGCACACCTCGACGCACGGCGCCTTCGGTGCGCTCGCCCACGGCATCGGCACCTCGGAGGTCGAGCACGTCCTCGCCACTCAGACGCTGATCCAGAAGAAGGCGATGAACATGCTCGTCCAGGTGGACGGCACGCCTGCTCCCGGCGTCGGCGCCAAGGACATCACGCTCGCCATCATCGGCGAGATCGGCACCGCCGGCGGCACCGGTTCGGTGATCGAATATGCTGGCGAAGCCATCCGCGGCCTCACCATGGAAGGTCGCATGACGGTCTGCAACATGTCGATCGAGGGCGGTGCCCGCGCCGGCATGGTCGCCCCCGACGAGAAGGCCTTCGCCTATCTGAAGGGCCGCCCCAAGGCGCCGCAGGGCGCCGCCTGGGATGCCGCCGTCCGCTACTGGGAGACGCTCCGCTCCGACGAAGGCGCGCATTTCGACCGTGTCGTCAGGCTCGACGCCGCCAACCTGCCGCCGATCGTCTCCTGGGGTACCAGCCCCGAGGATGTGATCTCGGTGACCGGCGCGGTTCCGGATCCCGAGCTGATCGCCGACGAGGTCAAGCGCGCCTCGAAGAAGCGCGCGCTCGAATACATGGGCCTGACCGCCGGCACAAAGATCACCGACATCCCGCTCGACGTGATCTGGATCGGCTCCTGCACCAATGGCCGCATCGAGGATCTGCGCACCGTCGCGAAGATCGTCGAGGGCAAGAAGATCCATGCAAGTCTCGACTACGGCATGATCGTTCCCGGCTCCGGCCTGGTGAAGGAGCAGGCCGAGGCCGAAGGCCTCGACAAGATCTTCATCGCCGCCGGCTTCGAATGGCGCGAGCCGGGCTGCTCGATGTGCCTGGGTATGAACCCCGACCAGCTCAAGCCCGGCCAGCGCGCCGCCTCGACCTCGAACCGCAATTTCGAGGGTCGCCAGGGCTATCGCGGCCGCACCCATCTCGTCTCGCCGGCGATGGCGGCGGCGGCGGCCTTGACCGGCCGCTTCGTCGATGTCCGCACGCTGGGCTGA
- a CDS encoding MFS transporter: protein MSTPESAAAPPASTWFTMPVPRALGYMFASVALAMTQQIGQNIVNTNVYQIQGDLGATVAETNWLIAAYMAPNVSLSIALIKIRMQYGLRNFAEISIAGLLLAAVLNFFVHDLQSAVAVRFMSGIAASPMSSLAFFYMIEPMQPPRKLTAGLSLALTNTTLGIPVTRLISPPLLDFAGFHGLTMFEVGLAMVAFGFVYALPLATPPRVKWIGPVDIVSYLLIAIGFGSIAVALSLGRIYWWFEAPWLGWLFAVAIICLTLAGITELHRKSPLVDIRWLTSPTTLHFAGALLTMRLVLAEQTVGASNFFQALGIQNEQTVPLYVIILCAILAGGVTCAAFLRPGRESWFYGTALACVALGAWLDSGATSLTRPHDIRLSQALVAYGSALFLPAAMAQGMGSAIARGPLYILSFITVFLFTQSIGGLLGSAVFGSFITLRTTFHYNVLTEHFSMADPLVAQRASQLGRAYGQVLTDSTLMRSEGVTLFAQQAMREAIVLAYNDAFLLISLISGFALIGLLLHLAFLQLKARLAAPASLAILPLKPQP, encoded by the coding sequence ATGAGCACGCCCGAGTCCGCCGCCGCGCCGCCGGCCTCGACATGGTTCACCATGCCGGTGCCCCGCGCACTGGGCTACATGTTCGCTTCCGTGGCGTTGGCGATGACGCAGCAGATCGGCCAGAACATCGTCAACACCAACGTCTACCAGATCCAGGGCGATCTCGGCGCCACTGTCGCCGAGACCAACTGGCTGATCGCCGCCTACATGGCGCCGAACGTCTCGCTCTCGATCGCGCTGATCAAGATCCGCATGCAGTACGGGCTGCGCAACTTCGCGGAGATCAGCATCGCCGGCCTGTTGCTGGCGGCCGTGCTCAACTTCTTCGTGCACGACCTGCAATCGGCGGTGGCCGTACGTTTCATGAGCGGCATCGCGGCATCGCCGATGTCGTCCCTCGCCTTCTTCTACATGATCGAGCCGATGCAGCCGCCGCGGAAGCTGACTGCAGGCCTGTCGCTGGCTCTGACGAACACCACGCTCGGCATCCCGGTGACGCGGCTGATCTCGCCGCCCCTGCTCGACTTCGCCGGCTTCCATGGCCTCACCATGTTCGAGGTGGGCTTGGCCATGGTGGCCTTCGGCTTCGTCTATGCCCTGCCGCTGGCGACGCCGCCGCGCGTCAAGTGGATCGGCCCGGTCGACATCGTGAGCTATCTGCTGATCGCGATCGGTTTCGGCTCGATCGCGGTCGCGCTCAGCCTGGGCCGAATCTACTGGTGGTTCGAGGCGCCCTGGCTCGGCTGGCTTTTTGCCGTCGCGATCATCTGCCTGACGCTGGCTGGCATCACCGAACTGCATCGCAAGAGCCCCCTCGTCGACATCCGCTGGCTGACGAGCCCGACCACGCTGCATTTCGCCGGCGCCCTGCTGACGATGCGGCTGGTGCTGGCCGAGCAGACGGTCGGTGCCTCGAACTTCTTCCAGGCGCTCGGCATCCAGAACGAGCAGACCGTGCCGCTCTACGTGATCATCCTCTGCGCGATCCTGGCCGGCGGCGTGACCTGTGCAGCCTTCCTGCGGCCGGGCCGCGAGAGCTGGTTCTACGGCACGGCTCTGGCCTGCGTCGCGCTGGGCGCCTGGCTTGACAGCGGCGCGACCAGCCTGACCCGCCCGCACGATATCCGGCTCAGCCAGGCGCTGGTCGCCTATGGCTCGGCGCTGTTCCTGCCGGCCGCGATGGCGCAGGGCATGGGCAGCGCGATTGCGCGCGGCCCGCTCTACATCCTGAGCTTCATCACCGTCTTCCTGTTCACGCAGAGCATCGGCGGCCTGCTCGGCTCGGCGGTCTTCGGCAGCTTCATCACGCTTCGGACGACCTTCCACTACAACGTCTTGACCGAGCACTTCTCCATGGCCGACCCGCTCGTTGCCCAGCGTGCCAGCCAGCTCGGTCGTGCCTACGGCCAGGTCCTGACCGACTCGACCTTGATGCGGTCGGAAGGCGTCACGCTCTTCGCCCAGCAGGCGATGCGCGAAGCGATCGTGCTCGCCTACAACGACGCCTTCCTGCTGATCTCGCTGATCTCGGGGTTCGCCCTGATCGGCCTTCTCCTTCACCTCGCCTTCCTGCAACTGAAGGCGCGCCTCGCCGCGCCAGCCTCCTTGGCAATCCTGCCCCTCAAGCCCCAGCCATGA
- a CDS encoding PaaI family thioesterase, translating into MTMDESSVDRRIRESFAKQGLMQTLGASLVHVSPGRVEIALVPRPEIAQQHGFVHAGAVSAIADSAAGYAALSMMPAGRGILTTEFKINLLAPAAGTRIVARGKVVKAGRTLTLAQTEVLAENDGRERLIALLTATLMTIEGRDGIVD; encoded by the coding sequence ATGACCATGGACGAAAGCAGCGTCGACCGCCGGATCCGGGAGAGTTTTGCCAAGCAGGGTCTGATGCAGACGCTCGGTGCCAGCCTCGTCCATGTCTCGCCGGGTCGGGTAGAGATTGCGCTTGTGCCTCGGCCCGAGATCGCGCAGCAGCATGGCTTCGTGCATGCGGGCGCCGTGAGCGCCATCGCGGACAGCGCCGCCGGCTATGCCGCGCTCAGCATGATGCCCGCGGGCCGTGGCATCCTGACCACGGAATTCAAGATCAACCTGCTCGCGCCCGCTGCCGGCACGCGCATCGTCGCGCGCGGCAAGGTGGTCAAGGCCGGCCGGACCCTGACGCTGGCGCAGACCGAGGTGCTGGCCGAGAACGACGGCAGGGAGCGCCTCATCGCCCTACTGACTGCAACGTTGATGACGATCGAGGGCCGCGACGGCATCGTGGATTGA
- a CDS encoding GNAT family N-acetyltransferase → MRQAHQGWLRPTMPPTSPCRIVTERLVLRPTTPADADRAFHIQSNWEVARMLRMASYPPDRDDIEAWFAGHGGEWAAGEAYRFAVEREGHVIGLTDIDEIARREGELGYWFDRASWGQGYAFEAAQAVVRFAFRQIGLEELRSGHAADNAASGNVLLKLGFRPLDTVRVASRSRGEDILQQRYALAAPAHSPELGARP, encoded by the coding sequence ATGCGGCAGGCTCATCAAGGATGGCTGCGACCGACCATGCCTCCCACGTCTCCCTGCAGGATTGTGACGGAACGCCTCGTTCTGCGGCCGACGACTCCGGCCGATGCGGATCGCGCCTTTCATATCCAGTCGAACTGGGAGGTTGCACGCATGCTGCGCATGGCATCCTACCCTCCCGACCGCGATGACATCGAAGCCTGGTTCGCAGGCCACGGCGGGGAATGGGCGGCAGGAGAAGCCTATCGCTTTGCGGTCGAACGCGAGGGACATGTCATCGGCCTCACCGACATCGACGAGATCGCCCGCCGCGAGGGCGAGCTCGGCTATTGGTTCGATCGGGCCAGTTGGGGCCAGGGCTACGCCTTCGAGGCGGCGCAGGCCGTGGTGCGCTTCGCGTTCCGGCAGATCGGGCTGGAAGAGCTTCGATCGGGGCACGCGGCCGACAATGCCGCATCGGGCAATGTGCTTCTGAAACTCGGTTTCCGTCCGCTCGATACCGTTCGCGTAGCGTCCCGCTCCCGCGGAGAGGACATCCTGCAGCAGCGCTATGCGCTCGCTGCTCCAGCTCACTCCCCGGAGCTGGGCGCTCGCCCTTAA
- a CDS encoding DUF1501 domain-containing protein has protein sequence MTPSRRAILGAAGALFAWSFVPKFAYAAAGARDPRFVVVVLRGALDGLSAVPPIGDPGYAGLREGIALAKDGPEAALPLDGFFYLHPAMPNLARLYRQGQAAIVHAAATGYRERSHFDGQDVLESGQAGPGHTASGWLNRLLASLPAGEGIARKGVLGVGVVPPLVVRGDAPVLGWAPPRMARAGADLTMRLADLYGQRDKALSAALQQAIETEGLAQRRGMDGKMSGVGPDSADGMRRIAEGAAGLIGADDGPRIAALAFEGWDTHANEGGAKGRLASLLGGLDGAFATFETGLAPVWKDTVVMVVTEFGRTAAVNGTVGTDHGTGTVAFLVGGAVKGGRMIADWPGLKPEDLYQNRDLKPTTDIRAVAKGVVADLFGLSGPVLAEKVFPGTADLGPVTGLVV, from the coding sequence ATGACGCCATCGCGTCGCGCTATTCTCGGTGCGGCGGGGGCTCTGTTCGCCTGGTCCTTCGTGCCGAAATTCGCCTACGCGGCGGCGGGCGCGCGGGATCCGCGCTTCGTCGTGGTCGTGCTGCGCGGCGCGCTCGACGGGCTCTCTGCCGTCCCCCCCATCGGCGACCCAGGCTATGCCGGCCTGCGCGAGGGCATCGCACTCGCCAAGGACGGCCCGGAGGCGGCGTTGCCGCTCGACGGCTTCTTCTACCTCCATCCGGCGATGCCCAATCTGGCGCGGCTCTACAGGCAAGGGCAGGCGGCGATCGTCCATGCTGCCGCGACAGGCTATCGCGAGCGCTCGCATTTCGACGGACAGGACGTTCTGGAAAGCGGGCAGGCCGGGCCGGGCCATACCGCCTCGGGCTGGCTCAACCGCCTGCTCGCCAGCCTGCCGGCCGGCGAAGGCATCGCCCGCAAGGGCGTGCTCGGCGTCGGCGTCGTGCCCCCCCTGGTTGTGCGCGGCGATGCCCCCGTGCTGGGCTGGGCGCCGCCACGCATGGCACGTGCGGGCGCGGACCTGACGATGCGTCTCGCCGATCTTTACGGCCAGCGGGATAAGGCGCTTTCCGCGGCGTTGCAGCAGGCGATCGAGACCGAAGGCCTGGCCCAGCGGAGGGGTATGGACGGCAAGATGAGCGGTGTCGGGCCGGATTCTGCCGATGGCATGCGCCGCATCGCCGAGGGAGCGGCTGGGCTCATCGGCGCCGATGATGGCCCACGTATCGCGGCTCTCGCTTTCGAAGGGTGGGACACGCATGCCAATGAGGGCGGAGCCAAGGGCCGGCTCGCAAGCCTGCTCGGCGGCCTCGACGGAGCCTTCGCCACCTTCGAAACAGGTCTGGCGCCGGTCTGGAAGGATACGGTGGTGATGGTGGTGACGGAGTTCGGCCGCACGGCTGCGGTGAACGGTACGGTCGGCACCGATCACGGCACCGGGACCGTCGCCTTCCTCGTCGGCGGGGCGGTCAAGGGCGGGCGGATGATCGCCGACTGGCCGGGCCTGAAGCCCGAGGATCTCTACCAGAACCGCGATCTCAAGCCGACAACCGATATCCGCGCCGTAGCAAAGGGTGTGGTCGCCGATCTCTTCGGACTGTCTGGACCGGTGCTGGCGGAGAAGGTGTTTCCGGGAACGGCCGATCTCGGGCCGGTAACGGGGCTGGTGGTTTAA